In Thermoplasmata archaeon, a genomic segment contains:
- a CDS encoding AfsR family transcriptional regulator — MNKIVIRTRTANFEAQLDDSDISNAIWLDSPHKLDINMLGSMIYCDMPLKVVLPKEGRTEDMEVGDIAYWPGAGAFCIFFGPTPLSGEDGKPVAPYPMIKIGKVIGDCSEMENAGDRQRLVIEQTF; from the coding sequence ATGAACAAGATCGTCATCAGGACCAGAACAGCCAACTTCGAGGCGCAGTTAGACGATTCGGACATCTCCAACGCCATATGGCTGGACAGCCCTCATAAACTGGACATCAACATGCTCGGTTCCATGATCTATTGCGATATGCCTCTGAAGGTCGTCCTCCCGAAGGAAGGCCGCACCGAGGACATGGAGGTCGGCGACATAGCCTACTGGCCGGGAGCCGGTGCGTTCTGCATATTCTTCGGTCCCACGCCGCTCAGCGGAGAGGACGGAAAACCTGTTGCACCCTATCCGATGATCAAGATCGGAAAGGTCATCGGCGATTGCTCCGAGATGGAGAATGCCGGCGACAGACAAAGATTGGTTATCGAACAGACCTTCTGA
- a CDS encoding M24 family metallopeptidase, whose product MDAVVIMNDGEPFLDSTFWYLCEQPGGVFESCFAVVRGDGSLDVIVNALEEESAKEGVGNVCVYHDAKEREGFLKDALKGCKKVGFNVHSSTYAMVSYVKRINEGIEVVDAGKAIDSTVSIKDAKEIEATKKACRISSTVAKELPDYLSEGVSEKEVASRMDNRMRELGGSGNAFDTIAAFGPYSAQPHHMPCDYKLKKGDTALFDYGTKYDRYCSDMTRTLFLGKPPEILERAYEVVKEAQLAGIAEYREGAKANAADLAARKIIDESEFKGTFIHAFGHGIGMDVHQAISISPKSEQILHAGNIVSAEPGIYIPGVGGIRIEDTILVTENGCEILTDFDHSFTVV is encoded by the coding sequence ATGGATGCAGTCGTCATAATGAATGACGGCGAGCCGTTCCTGGATTCCACGTTCTGGTATCTCTGCGAACAGCCCGGAGGAGTTTTCGAGAGCTGTTTCGCAGTTGTTCGCGGTGACGGTTCCCTGGACGTCATAGTCAATGCCTTGGAAGAGGAATCCGCCAAGGAAGGCGTGGGGAATGTCTGCGTCTATCACGATGCCAAGGAGCGCGAGGGTTTCCTGAAGGATGCGCTGAAAGGCTGCAAGAAGGTAGGGTTCAATGTCCATTCCAGCACATATGCGATGGTATCCTATGTGAAGAGGATTAACGAGGGTATAGAAGTCGTCGATGCCGGAAAGGCGATTGATAGCACAGTTTCCATAAAGGATGCGAAAGAGATCGAGGCTACCAAAAAGGCGTGCAGGATCTCATCAACGGTCGCGAAGGAACTGCCCGATTATCTTTCCGAGGGAGTCTCGGAGAAAGAGGTGGCCTCCAGGATGGACAACAGGATGCGCGAGCTCGGAGGTTCCGGGAATGCATTCGATACCATAGCAGCGTTCGGACCATATTCAGCACAGCCGCATCATATGCCCTGCGACTACAAGCTGAAGAAGGGCGACACGGCACTTTTCGATTACGGGACCAAGTACGACAGGTATTGCTCCGATATGACCAGGACTCTGTTCCTGGGCAAGCCTCCGGAGATCCTCGAGAGGGCATATGAGGTCGTCAAAGAGGCCCAGTTAGCGGGTATCGCTGAATACCGTGAGGGCGCCAAGGCGAACGCGGCAGACCTCGCGGCAAGGAAGATTATCGACGAATCAGAGTTCAAAGGAACTTTCATCCATGCATTCGGACACGGCATCGGAATGGATGTTCACCAGGCGATCTCCATATCTCCCAAATCCGAACAGATACTCCATGCAGGTAACATAGTCTCCGCAGAGCCCGGCATATACATCCCCGGTGTCGGGGGCATAAGGATCGAGGACACGATACTCGTGACAGAGAACGGATGCGAGATCCTGACGGATTTCGACCATTCGTTCACAGTTGTCTGA
- a CDS encoding aspartate dehydrogenase, with protein MRITIVGCGSRGTKLAEAADKMMEVKRIYLLDENKKRAEEVAASINKAEIIDNIDEELYHCDLVIECATQEAAKYIIPKVVARGVDVMVMSVGALVDDEFRQSIIEKAAQCDCKVYIPSGAICGTDGLRSSTVGEVQEVELITTMPPVSFEGIQYVIDEGIDLSSIKEKTVLYSGSAREAVQLFPRNVNVAAIVSIMGIGFDRTKITIAADPDTKMNTHELKIKGEFGKLCTHTYNVPSPINPRTSNLSVFSAISALERIVKNQWVGI; from the coding sequence ATGCGCATTACGATCGTAGGCTGCGGTTCCAGGGGCACGAAGCTCGCGGAGGCGGCAGACAAGATGATGGAAGTCAAGAGGATCTATCTCTTGGATGAGAACAAGAAACGTGCTGAGGAGGTCGCTGCGTCGATAAACAAAGCAGAGATCATCGATAATATCGACGAGGAGCTCTATCATTGCGACCTCGTTATCGAATGCGCTACACAAGAGGCGGCCAAATATATCATCCCCAAGGTCGTCGCAAGAGGCGTCGATGTTATGGTCATGTCCGTGGGAGCTCTGGTGGATGATGAGTTCAGGCAAAGCATCATTGAGAAGGCCGCGCAGTGCGACTGCAAGGTATACATCCCGTCAGGGGCTATATGCGGAACCGACGGACTCAGGTCATCGACCGTGGGAGAGGTCCAGGAAGTGGAGCTCATCACCACCATGCCCCCAGTCAGCTTCGAAGGCATCCAGTATGTCATCGATGAGGGAATCGATCTCTCATCAATCAAGGAGAAGACCGTTCTTTACTCAGGCAGTGCGAGGGAGGCCGTCCAGCTGTTCCCCAGAAATGTTAATGTCGCGGCCATAGTCAGTATCATGGGTATCGGGTTCGACAGGACCAAGATCACCATCGCCGCCGATCCGGACACCAAGATGAACACCCATGAACTGAAGATAAAGGGTGAGTTCGGAAAGCTGTGCACCCATACCTACAACGTTCCCTCCCCCATCAACCCCAGGACATCCAACCTGTCCGTTTTCTCAGCGATCTCCGCATTAGAGAGGATCGTCAAGAATCAGTGGGTAGGGATCTGA
- the ilvC gene encoding ketol-acid reductoisomerase codes for MHLYHENDVDLKIFDGKKIAVLGYGSQGRAQALCFRDSGLDVIIGVRKNGESWNKAKEEGFRVCEFADAAKEGDVILMLLPDEIQPDIYREYIGDNMKSGSALCFAHGFAIAYKTIVPRDDVDVIMMAPKGPGAGVRSTFLEGYGVPALVSVRQDRSGHAMEIALGLAKAIGATHPGAFEQSFEFEAFTDLFGEQAVLCGGLTELIRNGFDTLVEGGYPPEMAYIETLHETKLITDMINKGGFSYMWEEVSNTAEFGGLTRGRRVIPEESKKAMREVLDEIENGKFKDEWVADYKDGLSGLNRMENEQKKLQIEAVGKEVRSLFQKK; via the coding sequence ATGCATCTGTACCATGAGAACGATGTCGATCTGAAGATCTTCGATGGCAAGAAAATCGCCGTACTGGGGTACGGTTCCCAAGGAAGGGCACAGGCCCTCTGCTTCCGCGATTCCGGTCTGGACGTCATCATAGGCGTAAGGAAGAACGGCGAGTCATGGAACAAGGCCAAGGAAGAAGGGTTCAGAGTCTGCGAGTTCGCAGATGCGGCCAAGGAGGGAGACGTCATCCTTATGCTCCTTCCTGACGAGATCCAGCCCGACATCTACAGAGAGTATATCGGAGATAACATGAAGAGCGGTTCAGCCCTCTGTTTCGCCCACGGTTTCGCCATCGCTTACAAGACCATCGTCCCCAGGGACGATGTGGACGTCATCATGATGGCCCCCAAAGGACCTGGAGCAGGTGTGAGGAGCACCTTCCTGGAAGGATACGGGGTGCCCGCATTAGTAAGTGTCCGCCAGGATCGTTCGGGACACGCCATGGAGATCGCACTGGGCCTTGCCAAGGCCATAGGCGCCACACATCCCGGTGCATTCGAGCAGTCTTTCGAATTCGAGGCATTCACGGACCTGTTCGGAGAACAGGCCGTCCTCTGCGGAGGCCTCACTGAACTCATAAGGAATGGGTTCGACACCCTGGTCGAAGGAGGATATCCGCCAGAGATGGCATACATCGAGACCCTACACGAAACGAAACTCATCACCGACATGATAAACAAGGGCGGATTCAGCTACATGTGGGAAGAGGTCTCGAACACTGCCGAGTTCGGCGGACTCACCAGAGGCCGCAGGGTCATCCCAGAGGAATCCAAGAAAGCCATGAGGGAAGTTCTGGATGAGATCGAGAACGGTAAGTTCAAGGATGAATGGGTAGCTGACTACAAGGACGGACTATCCGGTCTAAACAGGATGGAGAACGAACAGAAGAAGCTCCAGATCGAGGCCGTCGGTAAAGAGGTCCGCAGCCTCTTCCAGAAGAAATGA